In one window of Neisseria subflava DNA:
- a CDS encoding GlxA family transcriptional regulator, with the protein MSSENERNEFRQNQTVPKIVLYAQSGMNDFVFNIPFSVFQTTYRNNPLFDLKICSDDSKDVITALGASIPVHGGLDLTEEADIIVIAGWRNIEEAPTPELSAHLQKAVQRGAHITALCYGTYALAYTGLLDGRTTATHWLAEDDFVRRFPKIHLDTNRLYAEDGNFLTSAGAAGGLDCCLYLIRKIHGATVANDLARTLVAAPHREGGQAQFIHRPVERRTADDKINHLLDELRQNLATPYRLDDLAKKLAVSRRTFIRHFSQATGMNFGEWLTTERLWQVQDLLENTDLPIERIAEQSGFGSAANLRLQFKAKFKINPNAWRKVFGR; encoded by the coding sequence ATGTCGTCTGAAAACGAGCGTAACGAGTTTCGCCAAAATCAAACTGTCCCCAAAATCGTGCTATATGCTCAATCGGGCATGAATGATTTTGTCTTCAACATTCCCTTTTCTGTTTTTCAGACGACCTATCGGAACAATCCACTCTTTGACCTGAAAATCTGTTCCGATGACAGCAAAGACGTTATCACGGCACTGGGCGCAAGCATTCCCGTACACGGCGGCTTGGATTTGACGGAAGAAGCCGACATCATCGTCATCGCAGGCTGGCGCAATATTGAAGAAGCCCCGACACCCGAGTTGAGCGCACATTTACAGAAAGCAGTACAACGTGGTGCGCATATCACCGCCCTATGTTACGGCACTTACGCCCTTGCCTACACAGGACTTTTAGACGGCAGAACCACCGCTACCCACTGGCTGGCCGAAGACGACTTTGTCCGCCGTTTCCCTAAAATTCATCTAGATACCAACCGCCTATATGCGGAAGACGGCAACTTTTTAACATCGGCAGGTGCGGCGGGCGGGCTGGATTGCTGCCTTTACCTCATCCGCAAAATCCACGGTGCAACCGTTGCCAACGACCTTGCCCGTACCTTGGTTGCGGCACCACACCGCGAAGGCGGGCAGGCACAGTTTATCCACCGACCTGTCGAACGTCGTACCGCCGATGACAAAATCAATCACTTATTGGACGAACTGCGCCAAAACCTTGCCACCCCATACCGCTTGGACGATTTGGCAAAAAAATTAGCCGTTTCCCGCCGTACCTTTATCCGCCATTTTTCTCAAGCCACAGGCATGAATTTCGGTGAGTGGCTCACCACAGAGCGGCTATGGCAGGTACAGGATTTATTGGAAAATACGGATTTGCCGATAGAACGCATCGCCGAACAAAGCGGCTTCGGCAGCGCGGCAAACCTACGTTTGCAGTTCAAAGCCAAGTTTAAAATCAATCCGAATGCCTGGCGGAAAGTATTTGGCAGATAG
- the nadC gene encoding carboxylating nicotinate-nucleotide diphosphorylase, producing the protein MSSENNLLSLPDTLLRPMVEQALSEDLGRRSDITSAAVIAPDKTAKLFLVSRENGVIAGMDLARLAFQTMDPSVRFQAEIHDGQAVRAGQTLAAVEGNARALLAAERTALNYLTHLSGIATATARAVAEVDGYNVDIVCSRKTIPLLRVLQKYAVRAGGGVNHRMGLDDAVLIKDNHLAYCGSIAQAVRQAKQAVGPLTCVEIEVDTLAQLDEAIAAGAERILLDNMDDETLKEAANRCHTQTAHTHTIYCEASGGIGFDRLKRVAQTGVDGIALGYLTHSSCSLDIGLDFVA; encoded by the coding sequence ATGTCGTCTGAAAACAATCTTCTTTCTCTACCCGATACCCTGTTGCGTCCCATGGTAGAACAAGCCTTGAGCGAAGATTTGGGTAGGCGTAGCGACATTACGTCCGCCGCCGTTATCGCCCCCGATAAAACCGCCAAACTCTTCCTCGTCAGCCGCGAAAACGGCGTCATCGCCGGCATGGACTTGGCACGCCTCGCCTTTCAGACGATGGATCCGTCCGTCCGCTTCCAAGCCGAAATCCACGACGGGCAAGCCGTCCGCGCAGGTCAGACGCTTGCCGCCGTCGAAGGCAACGCCCGCGCGCTGCTCGCCGCCGAACGCACCGCGCTCAACTACCTCACGCACCTGAGCGGCATCGCCACCGCTACCGCTCGCGCAGTAGCCGAAGTTGATGGTTACAATGTGGACATCGTGTGCAGCCGTAAAACCATCCCCCTGCTGCGCGTCCTGCAAAAATACGCCGTCAGGGCGGGCGGCGGCGTGAACCACCGCATGGGCTTGGACGACGCCGTGCTCATCAAAGACAACCACCTCGCCTATTGCGGCAGCATCGCCCAAGCAGTTCGGCAGGCAAAACAGGCGGTCGGACCGTTGACTTGTGTAGAAATCGAAGTGGACACGTTGGCACAACTGGACGAAGCCATCGCAGCGGGCGCAGAACGGATTTTGCTGGACAACATGGACGACGAAACCTTGAAAGAAGCGGCAAACCGCTGCCACACACAAACCGCCCACACACACACCATCTATTGCGAAGCATCGGGCGGCATCGGCTTCGACCGCCTGAAGCGCGTGGCACAAACCGGCGTGGATGGCATCGCCCTCGGCTATCTGACCCACAGCAGCTGTTCGCTGGACATAGGGTTGGATTTCGTGGCTTAA
- a CDS encoding NUDIX hydrolase — translation MDAYPEAEAPPQSIVELVPVLIAVTDGGLRVLTVAQGTLLPNGPLSPLRNSLQAGVKLWVAKQTSQPMGYVEQLYTFVDTHRRNEHGMPVLYVSYLGLVREAADSILHPDAKWQDCYDYFPWEDLRTDGGQRDAIVSHLRIWANSADTEEVRQKRLKRIHLCWGVEPENWSEEYVLQRYEMLYESGLIAEAAEPQANFDFALTGQPMRHDHRRVLATALSRLRAKIKYRPVIFELMPPEFTLLQLQNSVEAISGRLLHKQNFRRQIQQQNLIEPSDTGVSGSKGRPAQLYRFRDDVLPDQLISDIGLPLGSR, via the coding sequence ATGGACGCCTACCCCGAAGCCGAAGCCCCGCCGCAAAGCATCGTCGAGCTGGTTCCCGTATTGATTGCCGTTACCGACGGCGGCCTGCGGGTGTTGACCGTCGCCCAAGGCACGCTCCTGCCCAACGGCCCGCTCTCCCCCCTGCGCAATTCCCTGCAGGCGGGCGTGAAGCTGTGGGTCGCCAAGCAGACTTCGCAGCCTATGGGCTATGTGGAACAGCTTTACACCTTTGTCGACACCCACCGCCGCAACGAACACGGCATGCCCGTCTTGTACGTCAGCTATCTGGGGCTGGTGCGCGAGGCAGCCGACAGCATCCTGCACCCGGATGCGAAATGGCAGGACTGCTACGACTATTTCCCGTGGGAAGACTTGCGCACCGACGGCGGGCAGCGCGACGCCATCGTCAGCCACCTGCGCATTTGGGCAAACTCGGCGGACACGGAGGAAGTCCGCCAAAAGCGGCTCAAGCGCATTCATTTGTGTTGGGGGGTCGAACCGGAAAACTGGTCGGAAGAATACGTTTTGCAACGCTATGAAATGTTGTATGAAAGCGGCTTGATAGCGGAAGCCGCCGAGCCGCAGGCAAACTTCGACTTCGCGCTCACGGGACAGCCCATGCGCCACGACCACCGCCGCGTACTGGCGACCGCCCTGTCCCGCCTGCGCGCCAAAATCAAATACCGCCCCGTGATTTTCGAACTGATGCCGCCCGAATTCACGCTGCTGCAACTGCAAAACAGCGTCGAAGCCATCAGCGGCAGATTGCTGCACAAGCAAAACTTCCGCCGCCAGATTCAGCAGCAAAACCTCATCGAGCCGTCGGATACCGGCGTATCGGGCAGCAAAGGCCGTCCCGCGCAGCTTTACCGCTTCCGCGACGACGTCCTGCCCGATCAGCTGATTTCTGATATCGGACTGCCGCTGGGTAGCCGCTAA
- the nadA gene encoding quinolinate synthase NadA, giving the protein MQTAARRSFDYDMPLIQTPTSACQIRQAWAKVADTPDRETAGRLKDEIKALLKEKNAVLVAHYYVDPLIQDLALETGGCVGDSLEMARFGAEHEAGTLVVAGVRFMGESAKILCPEKTVLMPDLEAECSLDLGCPEEAFSAFCDQHPDRTVVVYANTSAAVKARADWVVTSSVALEIVSYLKSCGEKLIWGPDRHLGDYIRRETGADMLLWQGSCIVHNEFKGQELAALKAEHPDAVVLVHPESPQSVIELGDVVGSTSKLLKAAVSRPEKKFIVATDLGILHEMQKQAPDKEFIAAPTAGNGGSCKSCAFCPWMAMNSLGGIKYALTSGRNEILLDRKLGEAAKLPLQRMLDFAAGLKKKDVFNGMGPA; this is encoded by the coding sequence ATGCAAACCGCCGCCCGCCGCTCGTTCGATTACGATATGCCCCTCATCCAAACGCCGACTTCCGCCTGCCAAATCCGTCAGGCGTGGGCGAAGGTTGCCGACACACCCGACCGCGAGACGGCAGGTCGTCTGAAAGACGAAATCAAGGCTTTGCTGAAGGAGAAAAACGCGGTCTTGGTGGCGCATTATTATGTTGATCCGCTGATTCAGGATTTGGCTTTGGAAACGGGCGGATGTGTGGGCGATTCGCTGGAAATGGCGCGCTTCGGTGCGGAACACGAAGCCGGTACGCTGGTGGTGGCGGGCGTGCGCTTCATGGGTGAGAGCGCGAAAATTCTCTGCCCTGAAAAAACGGTGCTGATGCCTGATTTGGAAGCGGAATGTTCTTTGGATTTGGGTTGTCCCGAAGAAGCGTTTTCAGCGTTTTGCGACCAACACCCCGACCGTACGGTGGTGGTGTACGCCAACACTTCCGCCGCCGTGAAAGCGCGTGCCGATTGGGTGGTAACGTCTTCGGTGGCGTTGGAAATCGTGTCGTATCTGAAATCGTGCGGCGAGAAACTGATTTGGGGGCCCGACCGCCACCTCGGCGACTACATCCGCCGCGAAACGGGCGCGGATATGCTGTTGTGGCAGGGTTCGTGCATCGTCCATAACGAATTCAAAGGTCAGGAATTGGCGGCGTTGAAGGCGGAGCATCCCGATGCAGTGGTGCTGGTTCATCCCGAATCGCCGCAAAGCGTCATCGAACTGGGCGACGTGGTCGGCTCGACCAGCAAACTGCTCAAAGCCGCCGTATCGCGCCCTGAAAAAAAATTCATCGTGGCGACCGATTTGGGCATCCTGCACGAAATGCAAAAGCAGGCGCCCGACAAAGAATTTATCGCCGCACCGACGGCGGGCAACGGCGGAAGCTGCAAAAGCTGCGCGTTCTGCCCGTGGATGGCGATGAATTCGCTGGGCGGCATCAAATACGCCCTGACAAGCGGACGTAACGAAATCCTGTTGGACAGAAAGCTGGGCGAAGCCGCCAAACTGCCTTTGCAGCGTATGCTCGACTTCGCGGCAGGGCTGAAGAAAAAAGATGTGTTCAACGGCATGGGCCCCGCCTGA
- the nadB gene encoding L-aspartate oxidase, translating to MQTDCDVLIAGNGLAALTLALSLPESFRIVILCKNRLDDTASRHAQGGIAAAWSGEDDIEKHVADTLEAGAGLCDEAAVRTILSQGKPAIEWLLAQGVAFDQNNNDLHLTREGGHTCRRIAHVADYTGEAVMQSLIVQIRRRPNIRVCERQMALDIQTESGAACGLTVLDCRTQETYRIRARHTVLAGGGLGQIYAATTTPPECTGDAIAMAIRAGCTVENLEFIQFHPTGLARSSENGRTFLISEAVRGEGGILTNQSGERFMPHYDCRAELAPRDIVARAIAAEIAKQTQDFVSLDISHQPAEFVRRHFPSIHRHCLSQCGLDITRQAIPVRPVQHYTCGGIQTDPCGRTSLPQLYALGETACTGLHGANRLASNSLLECVVTARLAAQTIADRHAFQTEPSQRPSERSSVETDIFSDGLQNAFSRHTLQAFNQRHLGILRNDTNLHRAIAQLRLWKQNQTEPHTASEYENRNLLECSLAVAQAAYRRRQNIGAHFNNDC from the coding sequence ATGCAAACCGATTGCGACGTATTGATTGCCGGAAACGGGCTGGCGGCACTGACGCTCGCCCTGTCGCTGCCTGAATCGTTCCGCATCGTCATTTTGTGCAAAAACCGGCTGGACGACACCGCCAGCCGTCATGCACAAGGCGGGATTGCGGCGGCGTGGTCGGGAGAGGACGACATCGAAAAACACGTTGCCGATACCTTGGAAGCGGGCGCGGGCTTGTGTGACGAAGCCGCCGTCCGCACCATCCTGTCGCAGGGCAAACCGGCAATCGAATGGTTGCTGGCGCAGGGCGTGGCGTTCGACCAAAATAATAACGACCTGCACCTGACGCGCGAAGGCGGGCATACCTGCCGCCGAATCGCCCACGTCGCCGATTACACGGGTGAAGCCGTCATGCAGAGCCTGATTGTCCAAATACGCCGCCGCCCGAACATCCGCGTTTGCGAGCGGCAGATGGCGTTGGACATTCAAACCGAATCAGGCGCGGCGTGCGGACTGACCGTCCTCGACTGTCGAACGCAAGAAACCTACCGCATCCGCGCCCGCCATACCGTACTCGCAGGCGGCGGCTTGGGGCAGATTTATGCCGCCACCACCACGCCGCCCGAATGCACGGGCGACGCCATCGCCATGGCGATACGCGCAGGCTGCACAGTTGAGAACCTCGAATTTATCCAATTCCACCCCACAGGCTTGGCAAGGTCGTCTGAAAACGGCCGCACCTTCCTGATTTCCGAAGCCGTGCGCGGCGAAGGCGGCATCCTGACCAACCAATCGGGTGAACGGTTTATGCCGCATTACGACTGCCGAGCCGAACTTGCGCCGCGCGACATCGTTGCCCGCGCCATCGCCGCCGAAATCGCCAAACAAACGCAAGACTTCGTCTCGCTCGACATCAGCCATCAACCCGCAGAGTTCGTCCGCCGGCATTTCCCGTCCATCCATCGGCACTGCCTGTCCCAATGCGGTTTGGACATTACGCGCCAAGCCATCCCCGTCCGCCCCGTGCAGCACTACACCTGCGGCGGTATCCAAACCGACCCCTGCGGCAGAACCTCCCTGCCGCAGCTCTACGCCTTAGGCGAAACCGCCTGCACCGGACTGCACGGAGCCAACCGCCTCGCCAGCAACTCCCTGCTCGAATGCGTCGTGACCGCCAGACTTGCCGCCCAAACCATCGCAGACAGACATGCGTTCCAAACCGAACCGTCTCAAAGGCCGTCTGAACGCTCCTCCGTCGAAACAGACATCTTTTCAGACGGTCTCCAAAACGCATTCAGCCGCCATACCCTGCAAGCGTTCAATCAACGCCATCTGGGCATTCTCCGCAACGATACCAACCTACACCGCGCCATCGCCCAACTGCGGCTTTGGAAGCAAAACCAAACCGAGCCGCACACCGCGTCCGAATACGAAAACCGCAACCTGCTCGAATGCAGCCTCGCCGTCGCCCAAGCCGCATACAGGCGGAGACAGAACATCGGAGCACATTTTAATAATGATTGTTAA
- a CDS encoding type I restriction endonuclease subunit R, EcoR124 family, giving the protein MKLTALFDPNILNDSQGNDKEEWIAEILNDYNAQFGTSFGYATYSRFKTDLSDRLSHINAYKRIKSDEQLDLLIVVDQMLTGFDSKWLNTLYLDKILDYANLIQAFSRTNRLCDKTDKPFGLIRYYRKPHTMQRNIERAVKLYSGDRPMGLFVDNLDKVIDKMNVCFADIADIFKWAGLEDFSKKPNDTTSCAKFVKLFNQLNEHLQAARLLGFSWEKSSYDVVQEDDSVITATLNFDQETYDKLLARYKDLFKESPSNGGGSDDVSFDLRSHINEIETDKIDQNYMNARFEKWLKTIGGTEEAAALEELHHSFATLSKEDQKFAELFLHDVQSGDIKLDSDLALSDYITTYKQKDANDKVLKIIKDLGLDGDLLRAMLARKYTSENLDLGRLNDLKETVDREKAKVYFNEDRIFYLNIRIDEFLRELITR; this is encoded by the coding sequence CTGAAGCTGACTGCCCTTTTCGATCCGAATATTCTTAACGATAGTCAAGGCAACGATAAGGAAGAATGGATTGCCGAAATTTTGAATGATTATAACGCCCAGTTTGGCACAAGCTTCGGCTACGCCACTTATTCCCGATTTAAAACGGATTTGTCGGATAGGTTGTCGCATATCAATGCGTATAAGAGAATTAAATCCGACGAGCAGCTGGATTTGTTGATTGTGGTCGATCAAATGCTGACAGGCTTCGACAGCAAATGGCTCAATACGCTCTATCTAGACAAAATTTTGGATTACGCCAACTTGATTCAGGCATTTTCCCGCACTAACCGCTTATGTGACAAAACCGATAAGCCTTTTGGTTTAATCCGCTATTACCGCAAGCCGCATACGATGCAACGCAATATTGAGCGAGCCGTAAAACTTTATTCGGGCGACCGTCCAATGGGGCTGTTTGTAGATAATTTAGATAAAGTTATCGACAAAATGAATGTCTGTTTTGCCGATATTGCCGATATTTTTAAATGGGCAGGATTAGAGGATTTTTCAAAAAAACCTAATGATACAACCTCATGCGCAAAGTTTGTCAAACTATTCAATCAGCTCAATGAGCACTTACAAGCTGCCCGGCTCTTGGGCTTTTCTTGGGAAAAATCAAGCTATGACGTGGTACAGGAAGACGACAGCGTGATCACTGCCACACTCAATTTCGATCAAGAGACCTACGATAAACTGCTGGCTCGTTATAAAGATTTGTTTAAAGAAAGTCCAAGCAATGGTGGCGGTAGCGATGATGTGTCATTTGATTTGCGTTCGCACATCAACGAAATCGAAACCGATAAAATTGATCAAAATTATATGAATGCCCGTTTTGAAAAATGGCTTAAAACCATCGGCGGCACAGAAGAAGCTGCTGCACTCGAGGAGCTACACCACTCTTTTGCTACGCTTTCTAAAGAAGATCAAAAATTTGCTGAGTTGTTTTTACACGATGTGCAATCCGGCGATATCAAGCTTGATTCAGATTTAGCATTAAGTGATTACATCACCACGTACAAACAAAAAGATGCCAATGATAAGGTGCTAAAAATAATTAAAGATTTAGGGCTAGATGGAGATTTGCTACGTGCAATGCTGGCAAGAAAATATACCAGCGAAAATTTGGACTTAGGCAGACTAAATGACCTAAAAGAAACAGTCGATAGGGAAAAAGCCAAAGTTTATTTTAACGAAGACCGTATATTTTATTTAAATATACGGATTGATGAATTTCTAAGGGAACTAATTACAAGATAG
- the mobA gene encoding molybdenum cofactor guanylyltransferase MobA, with protein sequence MKIFALILAGGQGSRMGGVDKGLVQWHNKALIDHVIEKIRPQVSHIAISANRNLESYAQRSAHVFSDARQWQHYGPLAALCTAANDLQIATADWLLIVSCDMPRLPENLVSQFETIARRTPLCNAFYVETPARPHYSVMFIRPQILQSTVPYLYSGMRSIRGWLQQQRARVVHFPHEQDFISYNTENDLAQPL encoded by the coding sequence ATGAAAATTTTCGCACTGATATTGGCCGGCGGGCAGGGAAGCCGGATGGGAGGTGTCGATAAGGGGTTGGTGCAATGGCACAACAAAGCCTTGATAGATCATGTTATCGAAAAAATCCGCCCCCAAGTCAGCCATATCGCCATCAGTGCCAACCGTAATCTTGAATCTTACGCACAACGCAGCGCACACGTTTTCTCGGATGCGCGCCAATGGCAGCATTACGGCCCTTTAGCTGCTTTGTGTACTGCCGCCAACGATTTGCAAATTGCCACGGCCGATTGGCTACTTATCGTATCCTGCGATATGCCGCGTTTGCCGGAAAACTTGGTTTCCCAGTTTGAAACCATCGCGCGGCGCACGCCATTGTGCAATGCGTTTTATGTGGAGACCCCTGCCAGACCGCATTACAGCGTGATGTTTATCCGGCCGCAAATCCTGCAAAGCACCGTGCCATACCTTTATTCAGGAATGCGCAGCATCCGCGGCTGGCTGCAGCAACAGCGCGCGCGGGTTGTCCATTTCCCTCATGAACAGGATTTTATCAGCTACAACACGGAAAACGATTTGGCCCAACCTTTGTAG
- a CDS encoding histidine kinase produces the protein MRLFSGSSDGLSLSSRLKLLTFLWVSSAFLSIVFTLLLSWRLENAAKTIEDAGSLKMQVYRLAYMASVRTPNAQIDNQIKEFERTLANVTQSDAIHPLIPSQMPLAYDLIQSMLLIDWESNIKPSLQHYERPTQIGLYRFAGNIELFLQAMENANEQNTLWLRRFQMAMMLMIVVAAGLMIVWHYSWIIRPLEKLRDGVETISKGHFGVQIETDQIREFAQVSKGFNQMSRRLHTLYTDLEGQVAKQTQDLARQNRDLTLLYQTTRNLHQTFTPQQAAEEFLTQILPAFSALGGTVYLSDEERKRSDLAASVGETEEGNRVEFPIVYQDEQLGVLTLYFSDGHMPDEKDKKLLHTLSGQLGISIANNRMEQERRLLAVLQERNLIAQGLHDSIAQALTFLNLQVQMLESAFASDQREQAEENIGFIKDGVQECYEDVRELLMNFRTKISNKDFPEAVESLLARFERQTGIPVDLKWQDDGQALNYDEHLQIIFILQESLSNIRKHARAQHVSVEIANHGDFVMTIRDDGAGFNKEHLSNRPSGEHVGLGIMQERAQRINAELAITSQIGQGTAVMLTLPQQMRTAS, from the coding sequence ATGCGATTATTCTCCGGATCTTCAGACGGCCTGAGCCTGTCTTCGCGTTTAAAACTGCTGACTTTTTTATGGGTCAGTTCGGCGTTTTTGTCGATTGTCTTTACCCTGCTGCTTTCTTGGCGTTTGGAAAACGCAGCCAAAACGATTGAAGATGCGGGCAGTTTGAAAATGCAGGTGTACCGTTTGGCTTACATGGCAAGTGTCCGTACACCCAATGCGCAAATTGACAACCAAATCAAAGAATTTGAGCGTACGCTGGCCAATGTGACGCAAAGCGATGCCATTCATCCGCTGATTCCGTCTCAAATGCCATTGGCTTACGACTTGATTCAATCGATGCTGTTGATTGATTGGGAATCCAACATCAAGCCGTCTTTGCAGCATTACGAGCGTCCGACCCAAATCGGCCTGTACCGTTTTGCCGGCAACATCGAGCTATTTTTACAGGCGATGGAAAATGCCAACGAGCAAAATACCTTGTGGCTGCGCCGCTTTCAAATGGCCATGATGCTGATGATTGTTGTGGCTGCAGGCTTGATGATTGTTTGGCATTATTCATGGATTATCCGACCCTTGGAAAAACTGCGTGATGGTGTAGAGACCATCAGCAAAGGGCATTTCGGCGTTCAAATCGAGACAGACCAGATCCGTGAGTTTGCCCAAGTAAGCAAGGGTTTCAACCAAATGAGCCGTCGTCTGCATACGCTTTATACAGACTTGGAAGGACAGGTTGCCAAACAAACCCAAGACTTGGCGCGACAAAACCGTGATTTGACCCTGCTCTACCAAACCACGCGTAATCTGCACCAAACCTTTACACCGCAACAGGCGGCAGAAGAATTTTTAACTCAAATTCTACCGGCGTTTTCAGCCTTAGGCGGTACGGTATATCTTTCCGATGAGGAGCGGAAACGTTCTGATTTGGCGGCAAGCGTCGGTGAAACCGAAGAAGGAAATCGTGTAGAATTTCCAATTGTTTATCAAGATGAACAGCTCGGCGTACTGACCCTATATTTTTCAGACGGCCATATGCCTGATGAGAAAGACAAAAAACTGCTGCATACTTTAAGTGGACAGTTGGGCATTTCCATCGCCAACAACCGCATGGAACAAGAACGCCGCCTACTTGCAGTCTTGCAGGAGCGTAACTTGATTGCGCAAGGTTTGCATGACAGCATCGCACAAGCTTTGACCTTTTTGAATTTGCAGGTACAAATGCTGGAAAGCGCGTTTGCTTCAGACCAACGCGAGCAGGCCGAAGAAAATATCGGCTTCATCAAAGACGGCGTGCAGGAATGCTACGAAGACGTACGCGAACTTTTGATGAATTTCCGCACCAAAATCAGTAATAAAGATTTTCCTGAAGCGGTAGAATCGCTGCTGGCGCGTTTTGAACGACAAACCGGTATTCCAGTTGATTTAAAATGGCAGGACGATGGGCAGGCTTTGAATTATGATGAGCATTTGCAGATCATCTTCATCTTGCAGGAAAGCCTGTCTAATATCCGGAAGCACGCACGTGCGCAACATGTCAGCGTCGAAATTGCCAACCACGGCGATTTTGTCATGACCATTCGTGACGACGGCGCAGGCTTTAATAAAGAACACCTATCAAACCGGCCTTCAGGCGAACATGTCGGCTTGGGCATTATGCAAGAACGGGCCCAACGGATTAACGCAGAATTGGCCATTACATCGCAGATTGGGCAAGGTACGGCGGTTATGCTGACTTTGCCGCAACAAATGAGAACAGCATCATGA
- a CDS encoding response regulator, with protein sequence MTIKITLIDDHTLFRSGIKALLSRQPDFEVVGEASDGLAGVKMVEQLKPDVALLDLDMPVMNGREALAQILSINPQLTVIMLTVSEDSDDLTECMRMGAKGFLLKNINADFLLESIRKAVDGDNVFSPEMTSRLVQSLISPSPSRSDHLLEQLTPREMEILGYLAAGHSNKIIARHLNLAESTVKVHVQNLLRKLNLSSRVQAAVYAVQHKVPQPVLS encoded by the coding sequence ATGACGATTAAAATTACCCTTATTGACGACCACACCCTATTTCGCAGCGGTATCAAGGCCTTGCTTTCACGCCAGCCTGATTTTGAAGTCGTCGGCGAAGCTTCAGACGGCCTGGCCGGCGTAAAAATGGTTGAGCAGCTCAAGCCTGATGTGGCCTTGCTGGACTTGGATATGCCGGTTATGAACGGCCGCGAAGCATTGGCTCAAATTTTAAGTATCAATCCGCAGCTGACCGTCATCATGCTGACCGTTTCTGAAGACAGCGACGATTTGACCGAATGTATGCGTATGGGTGCAAAAGGCTTTTTGCTGAAAAACATCAACGCCGACTTCCTGTTGGAAAGCATCCGCAAAGCTGTCGATGGCGACAACGTCTTTTCTCCAGAAATGACCAGCCGCTTAGTGCAATCGCTGATTTCTCCCTCTCCTTCACGCTCCGACCATCTGCTGGAGCAACTGACCCCGCGCGAAATGGAAATCTTGGGCTATCTTGCCGCCGGACACAGCAACAAAATCATTGCCCGCCATTTGAATCTGGCAGAGTCAACCGTCAAAGTGCATGTACAAAACCTGTTGCGCAAGTTAAACCTAAGCAGCCGCGTCCAAGCAGCGGTTTATGCGGTGCAACACAAAGTACCGCAACCGGTATTGTCTTAA
- the trmB gene encoding tRNA (guanosine(46)-N7)-methyltransferase TrmB: MSENIPENTPENTVPEEHKRSIRSFVLRQGHMTAAQQRAIDTMWPQFGVDFQEAPLDLNRAFGRDNPKVLEIGFGMGVATVEIAKRLPDTDFLAIDVHGPGVGNILKLIEEEHISNIRVMRHDAVEVVEKMLEDGSLDGIHIFFPDPWHKKRHNKRRLVQVPFVEKLLPKLKSGGYVHMATDWEEYAVQMLEVLSSFDALQNTAADYAPTPDYRPETKFEARGKRLGHGVWDLVFRKK, encoded by the coding sequence ATGTCCGAAAACATTCCAGAAAATACACCCGAAAATACCGTTCCGGAAGAACACAAACGCAGCATCCGCAGTTTCGTCTTACGCCAAGGCCATATGACCGCGGCCCAACAGCGCGCCATTGATACGATGTGGCCGCAATTTGGTGTGGACTTCCAAGAAGCTCCTTTGGATTTGAACCGCGCTTTTGGACGGGACAATCCTAAAGTATTGGAAATCGGTTTCGGTATGGGCGTTGCGACAGTGGAAATCGCCAAACGTCTGCCCGATACCGACTTTTTAGCGATTGATGTTCACGGCCCAGGTGTCGGTAATATTTTGAAGCTGATTGAGGAAGAACACATTTCCAATATCCGTGTGATGCGTCATGATGCGGTGGAAGTAGTGGAAAAGATGCTGGAAGACGGTTCTTTAGACGGCATTCATATTTTCTTCCCTGACCCTTGGCACAAAAAACGCCACAATAAACGCCGCTTGGTACAAGTGCCGTTTGTTGAAAAGCTGCTGCCCAAACTCAAAAGCGGCGGCTATGTCCATATGGCGACCGACTGGGAAGAATACGCCGTGCAAATGCTGGAGGTTTTGAGCAGTTTCGACGCTTTGCAAAACACGGCTGCCGATTACGCCCCTACACCTGATTATCGCCCTGAAACCAAATTTGAAGCTCGAGGCAAACGATTGGGTCATGGCGTTTGGGACTTGGTGTTCCGTAAGAAATAA